The genomic window CCAATTGCAGGAGTCGCTATCCCAGCGCGGGGGCAAACTGGTGCTCAAGGGCCTTTCGCCCGAAATGAAGAAGCGCTTGGCCCACGCGGTGCTGCCGGAAACCGGGGACGCGGAAAAAAAACCGCCCCTCCCGTTAACCGAGCGGGTGGGCGAGTCCGGCATCGCTTTCATCGTGGAGATGCGCGATACCCTTGTGCTTCTCAGCGAATCCCTGTACTGGTCCACCTTCGCCCTGTTCCGTTCCAAGACGCTGATGCGCGGGGATACCGTGATCCAGATGGTGCGTCTGGGGAGCAACGCCCTGCCCATCGTGCTCTTGCTCTCGGTCATCATCGGCTTTACCTTGGCGCTGCAATCGGGGATCCAATTGCAGAAATTCGGCGCCACGGTTTTCCTGGCGAGCGGCATGGGCATCAGCATGGTGACCGAGTTCGGCCCGATCCTGACCGCCGTGATCCTGGCCGGGCGCTCAGGCAGTTCGGTTACGGCGGAAATCTCCACCATGGTGGTGCAGGAAGAAGTCGGCGCCTTGCATGCCATGGCCATCAACCCGATCCATTTCCTGGTGCTGCCCCGCTTCTGGGCCATGTCCCTGACCGGACCCATGCTGACCGCGGTGTCGGCCGCTTCCGGCATTTTCGCGGGGGGCGCGGTGGGATTCTGGTTCTTCAAATTGTCCCCGGCATCGTATATCTCGGGTCTCAAGGAAGCGGTCACCCTCAACTTCATGGGACAAGCGTTGGTGAAATCCGTAACCTTCGCTTGGATCATCGCGTTGGTGGCGATCAACAAGGGGCTGAACGTGCGGGGAGGGGCCGACGCGGTGGGCAAGGCCACCACTTCGTGCGTAGTGACCTGCATATTCGCGATAATCTTCGCGGATGCCGTGTTTTCCTTCATCTTCTACTATTGAGTCGCATGGACGAGGGGCCTAAATTAGTGGTGAAACGGTTGCGCGCCGGCTACGGCGGCGATCCGGTTTTGCAGGACGTATCCCTTACCGTCCAGCCCCGGGAGATCCGCATCGTGCTGGGCGGTTCCGGTTGCGGCAAGTCCACCCTGCTCAGGAACATCATCGGGTTGGAGAAACCGCTGGGGGGCGAGATCGAGATCCTGGGTTCCAAGGTGGATTGGAGCCAGGGCCAATCCCCGATCGAGCAGCTCCGCCGCATGGGCGTGCTCTTCCAAGGCGGCGCCCTGCTCTCCTCCCTGACCGTCGGGGAAAACGTGGCCTTGCCCATGCGTATCCATAACCCCGGGCTCCCGCCGGCCGTGGTGGAAGAACTGGTCCGCATCAAGCTGGGGCAAGTGAAACTCGAACAAGCCTACGATAAGGCGCCCAATGAGCTTTCGGGGGGCATGCGCAAGCGGGCCGCCTTGGCGCGCGCCATCGTGAACGATCCCGAACTCCTGTTCTGCGACGAGCCCTCGGCGGGACTCGACCCCGTCACTTCGCGTAGCCTGGACGAGCTGCTGCTCGAGTTGCGCGAGAACCTGGGGATCACCATGGTGGTGGTGACCCATGAGCTGGATTCCATCCGTACCTTGTGCGATCGCCTTACCTTCCTCTCCCAAGGAAAGGTTATTTGCGATAGCACCCTCGAGGAGGCCGAGCGTTCCGGGCCGCAAGAGGTGAAGGATTTCCTGGCGCGCAAGCCCGAGCCGCATAAGGCCAAGGGACGGGTGGCCGTATTCAATGTGGAGGAGGGCTGATGGACGTGAGCCGCGCGGAAAAAGCCCGCTTGGGTATCTTCCTGATCGGAACGGCCGTTTTGCTGGTGGTGGTGATCTTCGCCTTGGTTGGCAAAAAGATTTTCACCAAGAAGGTGCCCTACTTCACCCGCCTGTCGGAAACGGTGAGCGGGCTGGAGCTCGGGACTCCCGTGAAACAGAACGGCGTGGACGTGGGAAACATCGTCGCCATCCTGACCGACACGACGGATGTCACGCGGTCGGTCGTGCGATTCGAGGTAAACAAGGGCACCCCCGTTAAGCAGGACATGGTGGCCAGCATGGGCAGCTATGGAATCACCGGACTGAAATACCTGGAGCTCACCGGGGGCAGCTACTCCGCCCCGGACGTGCCGCCCGGCGGCGAGATACGCTCTGAACTATCGACCTTGGGGAAACTCACGCAACGGGCCGATTCCATCGCCTACAAGATCGATCGACTGCTCGGGAACGTGCTGGCCCTGACCGAGTCCCAGGGACGGGCCCAACTCGAGAAGCTGGTGAACAGTTCGGTGAACCTGGCAGGCAGCCTGGACAGCCTCACCTCGGATATCGCCCGCATCCGTCCGGGGCGGCGCATCGACGCGATCTTGGCCGATGCGGAAGCGGCTACCTCCACGCTCAAGGACAAAATCAAGAAAGCGGAAATCGATGAGACCGTCCATGAATACCGCAAGCTGGCGGAAGGCGCGGGAGACGTCGCCCAGAAGATGGACATCACGATTCTCCGCGTCCAAGAGGACTTGTCGCAATCGATGAATAACCTGAAGGAGACCATGAAGAACATGAACGCCTTCAGCCGCCAGATCCGGGAGAATCCCTCGGTTCTGTTGCGCAGCGAAGAGAAGCAGGAGCGCCACAAATGAACCGCGCCCTTCCCCTCCGCCATCCCGCCCGCGCCGCGGCCGTCCTGATCTTGTCGCTCCTTTCCGGATGCTACTGGGGCAAGGTCCAGGAGACGAAGTATTACGTGCTCGACTACGTGCCTACGCCCCCGCCCGAGCGCATCCAGAAGGGCCCCTACCCGTTCGTCCTGCGCCTGCGGGACTGCGAAATCGCCGAAGCCTACCGGCGCAGCCAGATCGTCTACCGTCAATCCGCCAACCAGATGCAGTTCTACGGGCTGCACCTGTGGGCCGTCGATCCCGACCGGATGATGACCGACCTGGCGCTGAAGCATTTGAAGGCCGCCCAGCTCTTCGACAATGTCACCCGCACGGTGGAGAACTTCGTTCCCGACTTCTACCTCTCCTGCAACGTGCAAGCCATCGAGGAGTTCGACAGCAAGGAGCAGGTGTATTCCCATCTCGCCATCGAATACCAGCTCGAGAACGCCAAGACCAACGTGATCACCTGGAAGAAGCTCTACGACCTGCGCAAGGCGGTGGTCCAACCGGAACCGATCTACGTGGTCCGGGAGCTGTCGGCGCTGGCGGAAACCATTAACGATCGCCTGGTGCAGGAATTGGACGTGGTGCTGGACGAGGCCAAGTACAAGAAGCAGGAGAAGACCGACAGCGTACGGGCCGATACGGCCGCCCACGGCGCCGCGGGCCCCGAGCGGCAAGCCGGCCCAGCGGCTCCCGGTCCCGTCCGCGAGGCCGGGAAGGCCAAGCGCTGACCGCATGCGCCGCGTGCTAGCCTCCTTTCTGCGGGCCCTTTGCGGAACGGGAGCCGACCGGCGCAGCGCCGGCCCGATCGCCCGTCTAATCACCATCCTGCCGGGAATCCTGCTTTCCGTCCTGCCGGCGCGGGCAGTCCAGATCGGGGATCTGCCTGGCGAGGACATTTCCAGCGGGGAGGTCAGCAAGGCGGAAGCCCGGGCCCACGTGGAAACGCCCGTGCGGCACAACAATAATTGGTTGGCCGCTTCCATCGAAGAGCAATTGGCGCGGGAACGAACCCTCATCCCCATGGGGAAGGGCGCCATTTTCGTGCCGAGCTATACCGAACCCCGCCGCGAACCCGAAGTCACCGTTACCACCTTGGGCGGAATGCAGGTGAAGAACGGGACCACGGGGCAACGCATCCTGGTGGATTCCGGCCTGTACACCGTGCGGCTGGGCTCGGGCACCGCCGCGCAGCAAATGTCCGTCGACGTAAGGGTGGAAGAAGGGCATACTTCGGTGGTTCCGCCCGAATGGAGCGGCCTGCTGGTGGAGACGCTGACGCCGGAGGGCAACTACCTCGAATCCCAATACGAGGTCATCCGCGTCGACCGCGGAACCAACTACGGCAAGGGCCGCGGCTTACCGGAAGAGCGCCTCCAGGATATCCGGGCCTGGCTTCTTCCCGCCGGCATGTACCGGATCAGCAAGCCCGGGGAAGGCTTCAACTCCTTACGCAATTACATCACCGTGCAACTCAATCCCGGAGAGCTGACCCAGATCGAACTGATCTTCGACAAGACGAGCGGCGACCTCATCGCCGGGGGCGTGAAGGCATTGAACACCCGGGTCAAGATGGGCAGCAATTGGAGCCTGGGCATCCGCGCCGGCGGCAACGTGGATCTATCCCGTGTGACCGACAATACGGATACGCGCAAGGAGGCCGCCTTGGTTTCGGACGACCTACGCATGCGCTTGCAATACGACGATGCCCTTTACCTGGGAACCACCGAGCTGTTCCTGCAAGATAATTTCAGCAAGGAGCGCAACCGCCGCCTGAACGTCACCTCCGACATCGCCGAACTACGCACCACCTGGATTCGGCGCTTGCTGCCCTGGCTGGGCCCGTACGTACGCACCATCCTCTCCACCCATTTGTTCGACAACAAGCCGGTCACGGACTCCGTCTCCATCGTCACCCAAAAGGACTCTTCCGGAACGCTGGTGCCGCAGGTCTCCAAGATCGTAGGCGGGAACTTCATCATCCAACCATCCCTCGATCCCCTTAACTTACAGGAAGGGGCGGGATTCAACGTGGAGATGGTCTCGAAGTACTACCTGGAAGCCAATTCCCAGCTCGGGGTAGCGGCCATCCAGAACTTGGTGGACTACAGCTACGTCACCAATGGGGAGGGTCAATATCTCCGCGCCAAATCGACCTACGAGATCGGCGTCGAGGGTAACCTGTACGGAACCCTCCGCCTGGGATCGGACATGACCTTGGATCTGCGCCTGGAGCTTTTCGCCCCCAATTCCGACCCGGCGCGCATCCGCTTGCGGGACCTCACGGCCGACTTCCGCTTCTTCCTCACCCGGAACATCGAGATTGGGTACCTGTATCAGGTCAAGGAAGAGACCGCAATAACCAAAAACCGCTTCCCCAGCTCGCACAACCTGTCCCTGCGATTGTCCTTCAATTATTGAGGGCCCTACCCAACGCCCATGGCCCGGAGGTAGGCCCGCGCCACGGTCGGGAAGTCCCAACGGTACCGATTGGCCGGCGGCTGAACCTTTCCCTCCAGATAGCCCAGCGCTAGTCCGCGGAGTTCCGTTCCATCGCGGTAAAGATCCACGGGAGCCCCTTCCGCTTGGAGCCAGCGCGTAAGCGGCAAATCCGGAACCAGGATGGGACGTCCCAAGTGGAGCAGATGCAGCAACGATCCGCTATTGCTCTTGAAGCGCATGGGGCTGACGAAAAGATCGCATAAGCTTAAGTGCGACCCGACCCGTTCCGGAGGCAGCCAACCCGTGACGCGAACGCGATCGGAAAGGCCGCGCGCCGCCGCTTCGTGTTCGAGGCGTTCCTGCATGCCGCTTGCGGATCGTTCCCCGCCCAGGATCAATAAAGCCGTCCCGGGATCGAGGGTCGCCAGCAGATCGAAAACCTGGGCATAATCCGAGGCCGGATTGAGGAATCCGAATATCCCTATGATGGACTTAGGCCTACGCGGGAAATAATCTTCCTTGCGCACGACCGGGCTGGCTACGGAGGGCGCGTAGAAGGCGTGCGGGACCGGTTCAAGCACCTTGCCGGGGGCCAGCGGGCCCAGGATGGCGGCGTTGGGGCCCGATAGGGGAATCACGCGATGGGCTGCATATCCCGCGGCTTGGAGCCGCCGTTCACGGGCGAACTCCCGGTGCTTCCATCGATAGATGGCGCGCTTCAACCAGAGCAAGGGCGGGAAACCCGCGCGCAGATCGGCGTAAGGGAAGGCGAAGGGATCTTCCGCGTAGACTTCATGCGGAACCACGAACATCCGGCCGGGAAAGCGCGCCCCCAAGCGGATCAGGAAACCGGGATCGGGAACCAAGGACCTTTCGTAATGCACGAGGATGGCTTGGCACGATTCCAATCGGGGCGAAGCCAGCGCGTGCCGGAAGGGTACGAAGGCCAGATCGCATTCGGCCGCCAGGACGGCGGCCAATCTTCCGACGTAATCGGCGATGCCGCAGGGTTGGGATGCGTCGGGGCCGACGAGGCCGATGCGCGAACGGGGCATGGGGGGATTATAGCGTATGTCGGGCCGGGAAGGGGGCCCGCCCTATCGATTCCGGTCCGCCGAGGCGATACTATTTGTGCTGCGAACGCGCCCGTTCCGACATCACCACGGTATCCGGCGGCACCGAAGAGGTAATCCAGCAGTTACCGCCGATCACGCTGTTGCGCCCGATGGTGGTCTTCCCGCCCAGCACGGTCGCCCCCGCATAGATGGTCACCCCGTCTTCGAGGTTGGGATGGCGCTTGATTCCCTTGATGGGATTCCCGTCCTCGTCCTTCTTGAAGCTCAGGGCCCCCAAGGTCACGCCCTGGTACAGCTTCACCCCGCGGCCGATCACGGCGGTCTCGCCGATCACCACGCCCGTACCATGATCGATGAAGAAGCCCGGGCCGATGGTCGCGCCGGGATGGATGTCCGAGCCGGTCCGGGAATGGGCCACTTCGCTCAGCATGCGCGGAAGCAATGGGACGCCGTCGCGGTACAACTCGTGGGCCAGGCGATGGGTCGAGATGGTTTGCACGAACGGATAGCTCATCAGTACTTCCACCACCGAACCGGCGGCGGGATCGCCTTCGTAGGCCGCCAACAAATCCTCGCCCAATACGCGCCGGATGGAGGGAAGGTTCGATAGGAGGCGATCGGTGATTTCCATGGCGCGCGGGCCATTCCCGCCTTCCGGCGCAGGCGCGGTTTCGGGCCCGTTGCGGGAGGCCCGGTAGTCCAAGGCCTTGACGATATGCGAAGCCAAGGCCGAACGCGCCGAAGCCAGGCTGTCCCGCAGGAACGCATCCAACTCGTCCTCGCGCAAAGCCTGATCGCCGAATACGCCCGGGAACAGGATGGATAGAAGCTGATCCACCAATTGGGCGACGGCCTCGCGGCCGGGCAGCCGATGCACGGCGCTGATGTTGCACAGATGATCGCCCGCCACCGCGCGCCCCAGATCGGCGGCGATGGCGGCTAGGCTTTCTTTATCCAAGGGCTTATTCACGGGTTACTCGATCCTGGCCGGAAGTATGTCGATCCAAGTCGAAATATACCCCATGGGTAACCGACCTCCAAGGCGAAGGCATGGCGCCGGATAGAGCGGGATAGCGGTATCCTGGCGCGGGCCCGCGGTATCTACGGTACAATTGGCAGGGAGGGAAATCCCATGATTTCGCATATCGAGATCTTCCGGCTGGCGCTCCCCATGGAGCCGTTCCGGATCGCGACGGAACTCTCCACCGTCGCGCAGAACACCTTCATCCGCATCCACGACGGGGACGGGCTTGTTGGTATGGGGGAATGCTCCGCTTTCCCCATGCTGGTGGGAGAGACCCAGGAAACCTGCTTCGCGGTGGCCCAGGACTTCGCCCGGCTCCTCAAGGGAAAGGACCCCTTCGATATCGAGGGCCGCATGGCCGATCTGGACCGCGCCCTCGCCTTCAATACCACCATCAAAAGCGCTTTCGACATGGCCTTGCACGACCTCGCCGCCAAGGCCGCGGGCGTGCCCCTGTACCGCTTCCTGGGCGGGGAGCGTAAGGAAATCGAAACCGACCTCACCATAGGCATCAACGCGCCGGACCGCATGGCGGAGACGGCCCGCGATTTCGTCCGCAAGGGCGTGCGCATCATCAAGATCAAGCTGGGCAAGGACGGCGAGGAAGACGTGGAGAGGGTGCGTTCCATCCGCGCGGCGGTGGGCCCTGACATCGGGCTGCGCATCGACGCCAATCAAGGTTGGGATTTCGATACCGCCCTTCGCTGCCTCCGCGCCTTGGAGCCCTGCGACGTCCAGTTCTGCGAACAGCCCATCCACCACCATTACGATTACCTTCTGCCGGAGCTGCGCGAACGATCCCCCATCCCCATCATGGCCGATGAAAGCGTCTTCAACCACCACGATGCCATCCGCCTCATCGAGGCGGAAGCGGTGGATGCCATCAACGTTAAGCTCGCCAAATCGGGCGGCATCCTGGAAGCCCGGCGCATCGCGGAAACCGCCGCCCGCTACGGCATCCCCTGCATGCTGGGCGGCATGCTGGAAAGCCGCCTGGCCCTGACCGCCATGGCGCACCTCGCCATGGCCCAAAGGAATTTCGCGTACTACGACCTGGACACCTGCCTGCTGGGGCAGTTGGAAGATCCCGTGGTGGGCGGGGCCCGCTATCGCGGGTATTTTCTCGAAGTTCCCGATGCGCCGGGGATCGCCGCGGATATCGATCCCGCCTTCCTGGCGCGGTGCCCGGGCATCGTGATTTAAAGCCCCAAGGTCGGGAAATTCTTAGCTTTGGCGCTCACGTTCCGGGGACAACCGCATGCGCATTTTCGTCGATGAAAACATTCCCATGGGCCGCGAGGCCTTCGCCGCCCATGGCGAGGTCACCCTTTTCGCCGGCCGCAACCTCAAGCGCGCCGACTTGTCCGCCGCCGACGCTCTCCTGGTCCGCTCCGTCACCCGCGTGGACGCCGGCCTTTTGGAAGGCACGCCCGTCCGCTTCGTGGGCACGGCCACCATCGGCACCGATCATATCGATCAGGCCTGGCTGGCATCGCAAGGTATCGGCTTCGCATCGGCTCCCGGTTGCAACGCCAACTCCGTAGGCGAATACCTGGCTTCCGCATTGACCTGGCTGGCCGCCGAAAAGGGTTTCGCGCTGGAAGGCAAGACGCTGGGGATTATCGGATGGGGGCATGTCGGGAAGCGCGTGGAAGCCAAGGCCGCGGGCCTGGGACTGAAGGTATTGCGCAACGATCCTCCCCTGGAGCAGTCCGGCGGCGCGCCCGGAGTCGCCTTCGTATCGCTGGAGCGATTGCTGGACGAGTGCGATATCCTGTCGCTGCACGTGCCTCTCATCAAGGCCGGCCCCCACCCCACCCTCGAACTGGCGGGCCCGGACTTCTTCGCGCGCCTCCAGCGCCCCATCGTCCTATGCAATACCTGCCGCGGCGAAGTGATCGACGAAACCGCCCTGCGCCAGGCCCATGCCGCCGGGCGCATCCGCCATCTCGTCCTCGACGTGTTCGCGGGGGAACCGAGGCCTGATCCGGCCCTCTGCGCGATCGCCGATCTCGTGACTCCGCATATCGCGGGGTATTCCCTGCCCGGCAAGCTCAACGGCACCACCCAGGTGGCCGCCGCCTTCCGTGCCTGCTTCGGATTCCCGGATGCCTGGGCGCCCGCCTACCCCCATCCTTCCGAAGACGAACTGGCGTACGTCCCGGGCAGCGACGCCTCCTTCCTCAGGCGATGCATCGCCTCCGTTTACGACGTGGCGGAAGACGATGCCCGTTTGCGTTCCGCCCTCCGCGAAGCCGATCCCGGCAAGGGATTCGATCGCTTGCGGCGCGAATATCCCATCCGTCACGAATTCGCATCATACCAAGTAATCGGGTTACCGGCGGAAAAGCGGGAGTTGCGTTCCCGGCTGCAAGCCCTGGGTTTCCGCATCCGCTGAACCCAGGCGCGCGACGCTCCGGGGATCCGCCCGCCCACCATCCCTGATTCCGGGCGGATATGCCCCGATCCGCCGTGGAGCCGCATAAAAAAAGGCAAACTTCACGCCGATAGCGCCGGGACGGCCTCCAGAAGCGGATTGAGTTCGGAAAACGGTGGAGATTTGCCGCCGGATCCAGTACCTTAGGCCATACTGTGGCGAACCTTTGTTTCACCGCGAACCCGGGGTTCGCGAGGGAAGCAGAACGCCGCGTTCGCGACAAGCCGCCGGCAAGGGCGGCGAAACCGGGAAAACGAAATCCCGGGGTGCGGATCCGGTTCCCTGGCGATGCCTAGGGGACGGGGTCGGTGACCCCATCTGACAGCCCAGAAAGGACTGCCATGAAGAACATGCTCTCCCAGCAGACCCCGGTGCGCTCCCTGCTTAAGCTTCGCCCCATGGCCATCGAGCTTTTGGATAAGCGCAAGCTGCGCTATTGGGACGCTCTGGACAAACCGCTGGGGGACTTGTTCCGGAAGGAAGGGCTCCGGTCCGCAGCCAACGGCCTTCCTGCGGAAGGCGGCCCTCAAAGAGAGGGCGGCCCTCGAAGCGAGGGCATGGATGATTTTCTGGACGAGGTGAGCTATACGCGCGTTCCGGCGCCAGATACGGACTGGAGCGCCATGCCGTTGTACATGCTCATTGATTACCTGACCCACGAGCATCGCAGCCTTCTCCTCCAGGAAGTCGCCGATATTTCCCACCTACTGGACGTGCATACCCTCTCCGACGATGCGGAGGCCAGGCAGCTGCGGCCCTTTCACCGCGACTTCCAGGCCTGGGTGCGGGATTTCCAGGGCCATATCGACCAGGAAGAGGGCTTCCTCTTCCCCCGGGTTCTGCGTTACGAGGCTTGCCTGCGTGATCGCAACGTCCATCCCGAATTCCACCGTGGTTCCATCCAGTCCTTCATGGCCACCCGCGAAGCGCAAGTGGGCCGGCAATTCTACAAGACTTGCGAGACCTTCGCCCATCGCCTGGAAGCGCATTCCGCCGCCCATCCGGGCTCACCCGCCGCCGGTGAACTTGCGGAAACCGCCGCGCGCCTGAGCGCCAAACTCAGCGCCCATTTCGAACTCGAATCCAAAATCCTCTACGTAGCCGCCCGGGAACTGGAGCGCAGCCTGTACAACATGTCCATCGACGGCGACCCGGCCGTGGTGATGCATCGTCGGGGGCCGATGGATTCCGGGATCATGCGCCTGGAAGACGCGTAATCGTTCGCAAGGCCTTCATCGCCCTCTTCGCGGGCATTCTCGCAGCGGGATCGGCGCAGGCCCAACCCTCTGCGGCTACGGCGGCGGACTCCGGCTGGACGCCCCTTTGCAATGGCAAGAACCTGGATGGCTTCAACCTGTTCATCAACGGTACGGGCCTGGTCCCGCCCGCAGGGCGAACCGAATTCGACATCGATAGCGGCATGATCCATGCCCCCACGGGAGCCAAAGGGCATGTGGTCACGGCCAAGGAGTATGGCTATTACCGCGTCCGCGTGGACTATCGCTTCAGCCCGGAAAACGGCACCGAGAATGCGGGAATGCTGATCCATTTCGATCTCGGGCAAGCCGCCACCCTGAAGAACGTGAGCCGCCCGCGCTCCATCGAGGTGGACATCCAGAAGGGGGACAACTCGGAGTGGACCCTATGGGCCGCCGCGCAGCTTGGGCCTTATATCACCACCACCGTGAAATCGGGCACGGAAACATCGGCCAGCCCCGCTTACCTGCCCGCCGCGCAGGGGGGCGTCCCCTTTACCGCCGACCCTTGGGGCTCCCGCACCATCTTCAGCGCCATGCCCAACTCCGACAAGCCCAAAGGCGAATGGAACCACGGCGAAGCCTCCATCCACGGCGATAGCGGATCCTTCTGGCTGAACGGGCAACTGCGCTGCGCCGGGTGGGACTTCCAGGCCCGCGCCAATGCGAGCAACCCGACTCCCCGCGTGCGGTATGGACGCGGAGCGATCGCTTTGCAATCGGAAGGGCACCAGATCTGGTACCGCAACTTCGAGATCATGGAACTCGATTCCGCGACGGGAATCCCCTTGCATGCCCGCCGCGGCTGCACCGCCCGGGCCGATACCCGCTACGATCCCCGCGCCGTGGTCGATGATGGCACTTGCGCGGCCGCGGCGGCGCGCGACCGGATCGCCTCGGAGCCTTTGTTCCGCGCTTTCGGGTCCTGCGCTTCGCTTTCCGCGGAGATCCGGCGGCCCGGCGCCTATTCCTTGGAAGTCCTCGATGCGCGCGGGAACCGGGTGGCCGCCTGGCACGGGCAGGGGCCCGAGGGCCGGAGGCTGCCTTTGGAAGCCCACGGGATTTTCCTGGTCCGCTTCGATTCGAGGGCCGGATCCTCGACTTCACTTATCGCGGTTCCCTGACTTCGTTTTCCCCGGCCGGCCGTGAACGCTGGCCCGGGTCTTTCGTTTTAGGGTACGGGGTAAAGGGTTCAGGGTAGAGAAAACCCCTCCTCTTCAACCCTTTACCCTGTACCCTTAACCCTGTGCCCTTCTCTCCCCGATCAGTCCCTGAAGCCCGATTCCAAAGGGCCCAACCGCATTCGCAGTCTTGAGCTTCCGCCCCCCGGGAACTACATTCTGTCCTCCAAAAAAACGGCTTTTTACACGATTTCCGAGACTCAAGAGATCCACTGAAGGGAGTTCATTATGGCGAAGGCGCCTAAGTACGTCTATCTATTCGGCAAGACCAAAACCGACGGCAATTCCGGCATGAAGGAATTGTTGGGCGGCAAGGGCGCGAACCTCGCCGAAATGTGCCGCATCGGGCTCCCCGTCCCTCCCGGCTTCACCATCACCACCGAAGTCTGCACCTACTACTACGACAACAAGCGCACCTATCCCTCCGTCCTCCGGGCGCAGATGGAAGAGGGCATCAAGACCATCGAGGCCCAGACCAAGGCCAAGTTCGGCGACCTGAAGAACCCGCTGCTGGTTTCGGTCCGCTCCGGAGCCCGCGACTCCATGCCCGGCATGATGGACACCATCCTCAACCTCGGCCTCAACGACCAGACCGTAGTGGCCCTGGCCAACAAGACCAACAACGAGCGTTTCGCCTGGGATTGCTATCGCCGCTTCGTGCAGATGTACGGCGACGTTGTGCTCGGCGTGCAGAAGATGCCCGGCGAGGACCATGAGCCCTTCGAGATGGTCATCGAGAGCATCAAGGAAGATCGCCATGGCGACAAGGACATGGACGATACCAAGCTCACCGTGGCCGACCTCAAGGAACTGGTCCACCGCTTCCAGATCCTCATCAAGGAACGCACCGGCAAGGCCTTCCCCACCAATCCGTGGGAACAGCTCACCGGCGCCATCGGCGCCGTGTTCGGCTCCTGGATGAACGACCGCGCCATGGTCTACCGCCGCAAGTACAACATCCCCCATGAATGGGGCACGGCGGTCAACGTGCAGGCCATGGTCTACGGCAACACCGGCGAAAACTCGGGTTCCGGCGTGGCCTTCACGCGCGATCCCGCCACCGGCGAAAAGGTGTTCTACGGCGAGTTCCTCATCAACGCCCAAGGCGAAGACGTGGTGGCCGGCGTACGCACCCCGCAACCCGTCGTCGAAATGATCCAGAGCATGCCCGCGGCGTATAAGGAGCTGGATCGCATCCGCACCGCGCTCGAGAAGCATTTCAAGGACATGCAGGACTTCGAGTTCACCATCGAGGACGGGGTGGTGTACATGCTGCAGACCCGTAACGGCAAGCGCACCGGCGTGGCCGCCGTCCGCATCGCCTGCGAAATGGTGGAAGAGAAATTCATCGATTGGGAAACCGCGATCACCCGCGTTCCCGCCGATCAGCTCGATCAGGTCCTGGCCCCCA from Fibrobacterota bacterium includes these protein-coding regions:
- a CDS encoding ABC transporter permease, encoding MNARSFALPPEITPDWVSREHGRLLDGAGNGPLELDCRKVVRLDTLALAWLAQLQESLSQRGGKLVLKGLSPEMKKRLAHAVLPETGDAEKKPPLPLTERVGESGIAFIVEMRDTLVLLSESLYWSTFALFRSKTLMRGDTVIQMVRLGSNALPIVLLLSVIIGFTLALQSGIQLQKFGATVFLASGMGISMVTEFGPILTAVILAGRSGSSVTAEISTMVVQEEVGALHAMAINPIHFLVLPRFWAMSLTGPMLTAVSAASGIFAGGAVGFWFFKLSPASYISGLKEAVTLNFMGQALVKSVTFAWIIALVAINKGLNVRGGADAVGKATTSCVVTCIFAIIFADAVFSFIFYY
- a CDS encoding MCE family protein, whose protein sequence is MDVSRAEKARLGIFLIGTAVLLVVVIFALVGKKIFTKKVPYFTRLSETVSGLELGTPVKQNGVDVGNIVAILTDTTDVTRSVVRFEVNKGTPVKQDMVASMGSYGITGLKYLELTGGSYSAPDVPPGGEIRSELSTLGKLTQRADSIAYKIDRLLGNVLALTESQGRAQLEKLVNSSVNLAGSLDSLTSDIARIRPGRRIDAILADAEAATSTLKDKIKKAEIDETVHEYRKLAEGAGDVAQKMDITILRVQEDLSQSMNNLKETMKNMNAFSRQIRENPSVLLRSEEKQERHK
- a CDS encoding serine acetyltransferase, which translates into the protein MNKPLDKESLAAIAADLGRAVAGDHLCNISAVHRLPGREAVAQLVDQLLSILFPGVFGDQALREDELDAFLRDSLASARSALASHIVKALDYRASRNGPETAPAPEGGNGPRAMEITDRLLSNLPSIRRVLGEDLLAAYEGDPAAGSVVEVLMSYPFVQTISTHRLAHELYRDGVPLLPRMLSEVAHSRTGSDIHPGATIGPGFFIDHGTGVVIGETAVIGRGVKLYQGVTLGALSFKKDEDGNPIKGIKRHPNLEDGVTIYAGATVLGGKTTIGRNSVIGGNCWITSSVPPDTVVMSERARSQHK
- a CDS encoding membrane integrity-associated transporter subunit PqiC, which translates into the protein MNRALPLRHPARAAAVLILSLLSGCYWGKVQETKYYVLDYVPTPPPERIQKGPYPFVLRLRDCEIAEAYRRSQIVYRQSANQMQFYGLHLWAVDPDRMMTDLALKHLKAAQLFDNVTRTVENFVPDFYLSCNVQAIEEFDSKEQVYSHLAIEYQLENAKTNVITWKKLYDLRKAVVQPEPIYVVRELSALAETINDRLVQELDVVLDEAKYKKQEKTDSVRADTAAHGAAGPERQAGPAAPGPVREAGKAKR
- a CDS encoding glycosyltransferase, translating into MPRSRIGLVGPDASQPCGIADYVGRLAAVLAAECDLAFVPFRHALASPRLESCQAILVHYERSLVPDPGFLIRLGARFPGRMFVVPHEVYAEDPFAFPYADLRAGFPPLLWLKRAIYRWKHREFARERRLQAAGYAAHRVIPLSGPNAAILGPLAPGKVLEPVPHAFYAPSVASPVVRKEDYFPRRPKSIIGIFGFLNPASDYAQVFDLLATLDPGTALLILGGERSASGMQERLEHEAAARGLSDRVRVTGWLPPERVGSHLSLCDLFVSPMRFKSNSGSLLHLLHLGRPILVPDLPLTRWLQAEGAPVDLYRDGTELRGLALGYLEGKVQPPANRYRWDFPTVARAYLRAMGVG
- a CDS encoding dipeptide epimerase; protein product: MISHIEIFRLALPMEPFRIATELSTVAQNTFIRIHDGDGLVGMGECSAFPMLVGETQETCFAVAQDFARLLKGKDPFDIEGRMADLDRALAFNTTIKSAFDMALHDLAAKAAGVPLYRFLGGERKEIETDLTIGINAPDRMAETARDFVRKGVRIIKIKLGKDGEEDVERVRSIRAAVGPDIGLRIDANQGWDFDTALRCLRALEPCDVQFCEQPIHHHYDYLLPELRERSPIPIMADESVFNHHDAIRLIEAEAVDAINVKLAKSGGILEARRIAETAARYGIPCMLGGMLESRLALTAMAHLAMAQRNFAYYDLDTCLLGQLEDPVVGGARYRGYFLEVPDAPGIAADIDPAFLARCPGIVI
- a CDS encoding ATP-binding cassette domain-containing protein, whose amino-acid sequence is MDEGPKLVVKRLRAGYGGDPVLQDVSLTVQPREIRIVLGGSGCGKSTLLRNIIGLEKPLGGEIEILGSKVDWSQGQSPIEQLRRMGVLFQGGALLSSLTVGENVALPMRIHNPGLPPAVVEELVRIKLGQVKLEQAYDKAPNELSGGMRKRAALARAIVNDPELLFCDEPSAGLDPVTSRSLDELLLELRENLGITMVVVTHELDSIRTLCDRLTFLSQGKVICDSTLEEAERSGPQEVKDFLARKPEPHKAKGRVAVFNVEEG